Proteins co-encoded in one uncultured Draconibacterium sp. genomic window:
- a CDS encoding trypsin-like serine protease — MDRRFLSVGNEPVSEIENKVSYTDGSLGKTITKLEDEYVINKITTLYVKDTIKEKLKEINDISLLYPRTKIIIGGTDDRIKVLETEYPYNCIALLLIYDHKGNEYLGTGFFISKRCVITAGHCVYFRGKWAKRIKVIPGAKGLKSPFGEDVSTKFRSVEGWTVSKNANFDYGAIILGNDDLYSNVNCHLGYSLIQDKSRIIELAGYPMDKERTQWRSEGQIKKLSQYRIYYELDTVKGNSGSPIFIRKGNSRIVIGVHSFGQDPNYSIRLNQNILNRWSEWSNL; from the coding sequence GTGGATAGAAGATTTTTATCAGTTGGTAATGAGCCTGTTTCAGAAATTGAAAACAAAGTTTCCTATACAGATGGAAGTCTAGGTAAAACTATTACAAAACTTGAAGATGAATATGTAATCAACAAAATCACAACTCTATATGTAAAAGATACGATAAAGGAAAAGCTAAAAGAAATTAATGACATATCATTGCTTTATCCTAGAACCAAAATTATCATCGGAGGCACTGATGATAGAATAAAGGTTTTGGAAACAGAATACCCTTACAATTGTATAGCATTACTTCTAATTTATGACCATAAAGGAAATGAATACTTAGGGACTGGTTTTTTCATTTCAAAGCGATGTGTTATCACTGCTGGGCATTGCGTATACTTTAGAGGGAAGTGGGCAAAAAGGATAAAAGTTATTCCCGGAGCTAAAGGTTTAAAATCACCATTTGGAGAAGATGTTTCAACTAAATTTCGAAGTGTTGAGGGATGGACAGTATCTAAAAATGCAAATTTTGATTATGGCGCTATTATTTTGGGAAATGATGATTTATACAGCAATGTAAATTGCCATCTGGGATATTCACTAATACAAGATAAAAGCCGGATTATTGAATTAGCAGGTTATCCGATGGATAAAGAGCGAACACAATGGAGAAGTGAAGGACAAATAAAAAAGTTATCTCAATATCGGATCTATTACGAACTAGACACTGTGAAAGGCAATAGTGGAAGTCCGATATTTATTAGAAAGGGCAATAGTAGAATTGTAATTGGTGTTCATAGTTTTGGTCAAGACCCTAATTATTCAATTCGATTGAATCAAAATATCCTAAACAGATGGTCTGAATGGTCTAATCTTTAA
- a CDS encoding endonuclease/exonuclease/phosphatase family protein: protein MDTIKILSWNVEHFKTDKVQEVADIIKSYQPDVFGIYEVEANRIYNFMLQHFPEYALFLTEGQQKQEILVACRNTFQCIKFQQKKEFKSGNPALRPGAFLTFKHPQRGIYNFLFLHTDSGSTAVDFGNRTEMFEHAYNLKRKLDYDNNSEVNFVMLGDLNTMGLKYPRPFKSDKILETENEMVYLDFWAERKAGSKKHQKLKPNVRRLSKPVGTYYSKTYGISDLDHIVASKHLKFVPQDNYSENNQQEIKLDGWRKFLNNPNDLDKFVEEISDHCLLFCELIVE from the coding sequence ATGGATACTATAAAGATTTTATCGTGGAATGTTGAGCACTTCAAAACAGACAAAGTACAAGAAGTCGCTGATATAATCAAATCATATCAGCCTGATGTATTTGGAATTTATGAAGTCGAAGCAAATCGTATTTATAATTTCATGTTACAACACTTCCCTGAATATGCATTATTTCTGACAGAAGGTCAACAGAAACAAGAAATACTTGTGGCATGTAGAAATACGTTTCAATGTATAAAATTCCAACAGAAAAAGGAATTTAAATCAGGAAACCCTGCTCTGCGTCCAGGTGCTTTTTTAACATTCAAACACCCACAAAGGGGTATATATAATTTTTTATTTCTCCACACTGATTCAGGTAGCACTGCAGTAGATTTTGGAAATAGAACAGAAATGTTCGAACATGCCTATAATTTAAAGAGAAAATTAGATTACGATAATAATTCAGAGGTCAATTTTGTAATGCTTGGCGATTTGAATACTATGGGATTAAAATATCCAAGACCATTTAAATCTGATAAAATTTTAGAAACTGAGAACGAGATGGTTTATCTAGACTTCTGGGCAGAAAGGAAAGCAGGTTCTAAAAAACACCAAAAATTAAAACCGAATGTTAGAAGATTATCAAAACCAGTTGGTACATACTATAGTAAAACATATGGCATATCTGATTTAGACCATATTGTCGCATCAAAACATTTAAAGTTTGTCCCCCAAGACAACTATAGTGAAAATAATCAACAAGAAATAAAGCTCGATGGTTGGAGGAAATTTCTTAACAACCCAAATGACCTAGATAAATTTGTAGAAGAGATATCTGACCATTGTCTTCTTTTTTGCGAGTTAATTGTTGAATGA
- a CDS encoding helix-turn-helix transcriptional regulator: MEAKVHEGRNVKRFREMLGIKQDALAYELGEGWTQKKISQLEQKETIELPLLKEISSTLKIPVEAFQNFDEEQAINIISNTFDNCNQPASIFYNSTVNPVEQIVKLHEEKIALYERMLKEKDEMMERLERLIKEK, encoded by the coding sequence ATGGAAGCAAAAGTACATGAAGGCCGCAATGTGAAAAGATTTCGTGAGATGCTGGGAATAAAACAGGATGCACTTGCCTATGAATTAGGTGAAGGCTGGACCCAGAAAAAAATTTCACAGCTGGAACAGAAAGAAACCATTGAATTGCCATTATTAAAAGAAATCTCAAGTACTTTGAAAATTCCGGTGGAAGCTTTTCAAAATTTTGATGAAGAACAAGCTATAAATATTATCTCCAATACATTTGATAATTGTAATCAGCCAGCCTCAATTTTCTACAATTCGACCGTCAATCCAGTAGAACAAATAGTCAAACTTCACGAAGAGAAAATTGCACTTTACGAACGCATGCTAAAAGAGAAAGATGAGATGATGGAAAGGCTGGAGAGATTGATTAAGGAAAAATAG
- a CDS encoding DEAD/DEAH box helicase — protein sequence MKTTGYFFGIDKYKDSGISDLAGAKRDATVLYSLFSDSLKEINSSLILDKNANYQTLSSKLIKTLNEATNNDNLIITFSGHGSNNHRLIASDTSIKDLDNSSIDMSDIAESFRKSNANSILMILDCCFSGATPARVIDNTPKSRLIFSNNDFIVGKGKVLITASGLNEPAYESPTTGHGLLTNNIITVFTNSKSETINLASAMEQVLSLVQAEASSIGCKQTPVSFNLIDGSFSIPTLKKGNSYNHFFPDNQNIIIKNNLDELTQFAIPSDIINTWKNKIGNTFLDIQLKAINDKRILNGNSLVLSAPTSSGKTFIGELAAIKSIIENKKAVFLFPYKALVNEKFEYFSEIYSNDLNLKLIRCTGDYLDNTNDFIKAKFDIAILTYEMFFGLVTAFPSILFRIGLVVIDESQFISDSNRGIVVEMILTKLKIVKEQINIKPQLLLLSATIGDINDFDIWIGIDKLITKERPVPLEFGVLDRNGNYIFMDSAGNKDEKQLLQLGSVIQRGKKPSSQDVIVPLCKKLLKDKNEKIIVFRNTRGAVEGCANYLANELDLSNRKLSTLELINSDSSSTSKKLLHCLSNGVSFHNSNLSREERILVEQSYRDTNGEIKVIVATSTLAAGINTPASTVLIVEHSYPWENKSFSISEIQNMAGRAGRLGYQETGKAIILANSHMEKESLFNNYIDNKPEPIESTLRGKDIGSWIIKLLSQVLIVPIDQLPVLLSNTFGGFLNNLKNPNWIENISNEIENVIRLMNSYGLLEIVNNNYQLSLLGKICGRSSLSFDSCLRFIDLSKKVNEKLSCIDLTALINNLQELDSIYVPFFTRGYSESLWPQRLSTSISHQILSILQFDTADLNIFKKRCKKICIVVDWLNGSSIVQIENAYSANVYNSVGAGDIRTIAESTRYHLRSCFEIINTANPQMAPSPIDMEIFMKQLEVGIPLKGIELVELNLELTRGEYLGLIHSNIFSSKDFTNSNKSQIINILGKERTDEIYNQHLNVD from the coding sequence ATGAAAACTACAGGATATTTCTTTGGCATAGATAAATATAAAGATTCGGGGATATCAGATTTAGCTGGTGCAAAACGAGATGCTACCGTTTTGTATTCATTATTCTCTGACTCACTAAAAGAAATAAATTCTTCTCTAATTCTAGATAAAAATGCCAATTATCAAACATTAAGTTCTAAGCTAATAAAGACTCTCAATGAAGCTACAAATAATGATAATCTCATTATAACATTTTCTGGACATGGAAGTAACAATCATAGGCTAATAGCGAGTGACACCAGCATCAAAGACTTGGATAATAGTTCTATTGACATGAGCGATATTGCCGAGTCGTTTCGAAAATCAAATGCAAATAGCATATTGATGATCTTAGATTGCTGTTTTAGTGGGGCAACTCCTGCGAGAGTTATCGACAATACACCTAAATCAAGATTGATTTTTTCTAACAATGACTTCATTGTTGGAAAAGGGAAAGTACTTATAACTGCATCTGGTTTAAACGAGCCTGCATATGAAAGCCCTACAACAGGACATGGATTACTGACCAACAACATCATAACGGTTTTTACAAATAGTAAAAGTGAAACCATAAATTTAGCCTCGGCAATGGAACAAGTGCTTTCTCTTGTTCAAGCAGAAGCTTCATCAATTGGGTGCAAACAAACTCCTGTTTCATTTAATTTGATTGATGGTTCTTTTTCAATACCGACATTAAAAAAAGGCAATTCATACAATCATTTTTTTCCAGACAATCAAAATATTATAATTAAAAATAATTTGGATGAGTTAACGCAATTTGCGATTCCTTCCGATATAATTAATACTTGGAAGAATAAAATTGGCAATACTTTCTTAGACATACAGCTAAAAGCAATTAATGACAAACGGATATTAAATGGGAACTCATTGGTACTTTCCGCACCAACAAGTTCTGGAAAAACATTTATTGGAGAGCTTGCTGCAATTAAATCTATTATAGAAAATAAAAAAGCGGTTTTTCTCTTCCCATATAAGGCGTTAGTTAATGAAAAGTTTGAATATTTCTCAGAAATCTACAGTAACGATTTAAATCTAAAACTAATACGATGTACAGGTGATTATTTGGATAATACAAATGACTTTATTAAGGCAAAATTTGATATAGCCATTTTAACCTATGAAATGTTTTTCGGGTTGGTTACTGCTTTCCCTTCAATCTTGTTTCGTATTGGTCTAGTTGTAATAGATGAATCTCAATTTATTAGCGATAGTAATAGAGGTATTGTTGTTGAAATGATATTAACAAAACTGAAAATAGTTAAAGAACAAATAAATATAAAACCACAATTACTTCTTCTATCTGCAACCATTGGAGACATAAATGACTTTGACATTTGGATAGGGATTGATAAACTTATAACGAAAGAAAGACCTGTCCCATTAGAGTTTGGGGTGTTGGATAGAAATGGCAATTATATATTTATGGACTCAGCTGGAAATAAAGATGAGAAGCAGCTTCTACAACTTGGATCAGTTATTCAACGAGGGAAAAAGCCGAGTTCACAAGATGTAATAGTTCCTCTATGCAAAAAGCTACTAAAAGATAAAAATGAAAAAATAATCGTCTTTAGAAACACTAGAGGAGCCGTAGAAGGTTGTGCAAATTATTTAGCCAATGAACTCGATTTATCAAATAGGAAACTTTCAACTTTAGAGCTAATAAATTCAGACTCCTCTTCAACATCGAAGAAACTATTGCACTGTCTTTCAAATGGAGTTTCTTTTCATAATTCTAATTTATCTAGAGAAGAACGAATTTTAGTAGAACAATCTTATCGAGATACTAACGGCGAAATAAAAGTTATTGTAGCCACAAGCACATTAGCTGCAGGAATAAACACTCCTGCATCCACTGTATTGATTGTTGAACATAGTTATCCTTGGGAAAATAAAAGTTTTTCAATTTCAGAAATTCAAAACATGGCAGGTCGTGCAGGTCGATTAGGATATCAAGAAACAGGTAAAGCTATTATACTTGCCAATAGTCATATGGAAAAAGAATCCCTATTTAATAATTACATTGACAATAAACCCGAACCTATAGAATCTACGCTAAGAGGTAAGGATATTGGTTCTTGGATTATTAAACTACTCTCCCAAGTTCTGATTGTCCCAATTGATCAGCTTCCTGTTCTATTATCAAACACATTTGGAGGCTTCCTTAATAATCTTAAAAATCCAAATTGGATAGAAAATATTTCAAATGAGATTGAGAATGTCATAAGATTAATGAATTCATATGGACTTTTAGAAATCGTTAATAATAATTACCAGTTAAGTTTACTTGGCAAGATTTGTGGTCGTTCATCTTTATCTTTTGATTCATGCCTTAGGTTTATAGATTTATCTAAAAAGGTCAATGAAAAATTATCGTGCATTGATTTGACTGCTTTAATTAACAATTTACAGGAGCTAGATTCAATTTATGTTCCTTTTTTTACTAGAGGTTATTCCGAATCCTTGTGGCCACAACGTCTTTCCACGTCTATATCACATCAGATTTTATCAATCTTGCAATTCGATACTGCTGATTTAAATATTTTCAAAAAAAGATGTAAAAAAATATGCATAGTTGTCGATTGGCTAAATGGCTCCTCTATTGTCCAAATAGAAAATGCTTATTCTGCAAATGTTTATAATTCAGTTGGAGCTGGAGATATAAGAACGATTGCTGAAAGCACAAGATATCACTTACGTTCTTGTTTTGAAATAATCAATACTGCAAACCCGCAAATGGCTCCATCTCCTATCGATATGGAAATTTTCATGAAACAATTAGAAGTTGGGATTCCATTGAAGGGGATCGAGTTAGTTGAACTTAACTTGGAGCTAACAAGAGGTGAATATTTAGGCTTAATTCATTCTAATATATTTTCATCAAAAGATTTTACAAACTCAAACAAAAGTCAGATAATAAACATTCTAGGTAAAGAAAGAACTGATGAAATATATAATCAACATTTAAACGTGGATTGA
- a CDS encoding HD domain-containing protein, protein MASVEMQSYRLIDQIRNLIDFYSKGKYEFICNNSPDFIRQILNTSISKLLSIDVNNTFLILKSNQRSVYYFELRIIVYLRTNNFNIEELKSIVNEIYLSNNSGQYFHKVDLQLLEVLPSFKSYIKDPLKIDKLIKVHQYVSGIWKNGSKYLHFYTLHNEEHSIELIKQCVKITKTIDYLKLKSDDYFVLFLSCYLHDIAMALYPNLERFTADHVESDVIYSEWKEHIYRLINLDLSIPSENKYVTELEHTDKVDIKLMLLEYFKKLDSYFESNIRSSHASQSAKFIKSQADLNFIDKAFIQLVADVSEAHSYDAKDVYKLKSKASDDLFDLKYLMIILRLADLLDMTRERISTSFMKQNINYMSGISKYHWISHLSINNCHIESEFEYSVPKKNANDKLQINEIIKLKIYLNTCQLTSVSESGSCTDWGAKYDTENNCMVVRINDHLDNGADKNCNYMCNLSCKWFVKKQEYLFKEL, encoded by the coding sequence ATGGCTTCTGTAGAAATGCAATCATATCGTCTAATTGATCAAATAAGAAACCTGATTGATTTTTATTCTAAAGGGAAATATGAGTTTATCTGTAACAACTCTCCCGATTTTATCAGACAGATACTCAATACCTCAATCTCAAAACTGCTCAGTATTGATGTTAACAATACATTTCTGATTCTCAAATCAAATCAACGTTCAGTTTACTATTTTGAACTTAGAATAATTGTTTATCTAAGAACAAATAATTTTAACATTGAAGAATTAAAATCCATTGTAAATGAAATTTACCTTAGTAATAACTCTGGACAGTACTTCCATAAAGTAGACCTGCAATTACTTGAGGTTCTTCCTTCTTTCAAATCTTATATTAAAGATCCTCTCAAAATTGACAAGCTGATTAAGGTTCATCAATATGTAAGTGGCATTTGGAAAAATGGATCAAAATATTTGCATTTTTACACATTACATAATGAGGAACATTCGATTGAGTTGATAAAACAATGTGTAAAGATTACAAAGACAATCGATTATTTAAAATTAAAATCGGATGATTACTTTGTATTGTTTCTTTCCTGTTACCTCCATGATATAGCTATGGCATTATATCCTAATTTGGAGAGATTTACCGCCGATCATGTTGAAAGTGATGTTATCTATAGTGAATGGAAAGAGCACATTTATCGCCTTATCAACCTTGATCTGTCAATTCCTTCCGAAAATAAATACGTGACGGAATTGGAGCATACTGATAAAGTTGATATCAAATTAATGCTATTGGAATATTTTAAAAAACTTGATTCATATTTTGAATCAAATATTCGATCTTCGCATGCTTCCCAAAGCGCAAAATTCATAAAATCTCAAGCTGATTTAAATTTTATTGATAAAGCATTTATCCAATTAGTTGCTGATGTTTCTGAAGCACATTCTTATGATGCTAAAGACGTTTATAAATTGAAGTCAAAGGCAAGTGATGACCTATTTGATCTGAAGTATTTGATGATCATATTGCGATTAGCTGATCTTCTGGATATGACAAGAGAGCGGATTAGTACTAGCTTTATGAAACAAAACATCAACTACATGTCAGGTATCTCAAAATACCACTGGATTTCGCATCTCTCTATAAATAATTGTCATATTGAATCTGAATTTGAATACTCGGTGCCAAAAAAGAATGCTAACGACAAACTGCAGATCAATGAAATTATAAAATTAAAAATTTATTTGAATACGTGCCAGTTAACAAGTGTTTCTGAGAGTGGCAGTTGTACCGATTGGGGTGCAAAATACGACACCGAAAATAATTGTATGGTGGTTCGTATTAACGATCACCTTGATAATGGAGCCGATAAAAACTGTAACTACATGTGTAACTTGTCATGTAAATGGTTCGTGAAAAAGCAAGAATATTTATTTAAGGAGTTATAA
- a CDS encoding RNA-binding domain-containing protein, whose product MQKEELIQKLTSLEWEDFEVKAAKSELPKSIWETVSAFSNTSGGWIVLGVKEKGNDFEIIGVKNAEKLEQDFINTLRGIKFNVFVSTKQEVYQFEDKIVLAFYVPVHRNKPVYFNNQSNTFIRRGSADQRATQEEIDSMLRDRAFGTKTAELAPETSRESLNNTSLNRYRDYMSRFNPNASYIRFEEDEFLRKLRIMENDKCTYAGLLMFGKREAIEKHFADFRIDLLEIPGTSYTDAKHTYTFRVEEQENLWEYYFECFHRLKQKVDVRFSLTAEGFGQELSPGLESIREALVNMLMHTDYFSSACPRVRIFTNHIEFYNPGGLPKPFEELKGKDISLPRNPIIAKLFRMVKLAENIGFGFDKIDVNWKAYNSTVPDYQIEFDSVVIDFKMSTEETVEETVEETVEETVEKAIEKIVALIKENPHITAKEIEAVTQLSRRGVEYNIDKLKKAGKLKRIGSTKSGYWKLSE is encoded by the coding sequence ATGCAAAAGGAAGAACTCATACAAAAACTCACATCCCTTGAGTGGGAAGATTTTGAAGTAAAAGCAGCGAAGAGTGAGTTGCCAAAATCTATTTGGGAAACAGTTTCGGCATTTTCCAATACCAGTGGTGGTTGGATTGTATTAGGTGTTAAAGAGAAAGGTAATGACTTTGAGATTATTGGTGTGAAAAATGCTGAAAAATTGGAACAGGATTTTATAAATACACTTCGTGGCATAAAGTTCAATGTTTTTGTGAGTACGAAGCAAGAAGTATATCAATTCGAAGATAAGATCGTATTGGCCTTTTATGTGCCTGTACATAGAAACAAACCTGTTTATTTTAACAACCAAAGTAATACTTTTATTCGAAGAGGCAGTGCCGACCAACGAGCTACTCAGGAAGAAATTGATAGCATGTTACGTGATCGGGCTTTTGGCACAAAAACTGCTGAATTGGCCCCGGAAACCAGTCGGGAAAGCCTTAATAATACATCGCTGAATAGATACCGGGATTATATGTCCCGGTTTAATCCGAACGCAAGTTATATTCGTTTTGAAGAAGATGAGTTTTTGAGGAAGCTTCGTATCATGGAAAATGATAAATGTACTTACGCAGGCTTGCTCATGTTTGGTAAAAGAGAGGCAATTGAAAAGCACTTTGCCGATTTTCGTATAGATTTGTTGGAGATCCCTGGAACTTCATATACTGATGCTAAACATACTTATACGTTTCGGGTTGAGGAGCAGGAGAACCTTTGGGAATATTATTTTGAATGTTTCCATAGATTAAAACAGAAGGTAGATGTTCGGTTTTCGCTCACGGCTGAAGGATTTGGACAGGAGTTATCGCCTGGGCTTGAAAGTATTCGTGAAGCTCTTGTCAATATGTTGATGCATACTGACTACTTTTCTTCCGCATGCCCCCGTGTTCGCATTTTTACTAACCACATTGAGTTTTACAATCCGGGAGGCTTACCCAAACCATTTGAGGAATTAAAGGGAAAGGATATTTCTTTGCCACGTAATCCCATTATCGCAAAGCTGTTTCGCATGGTTAAACTTGCAGAGAATATAGGCTTTGGTTTTGATAAAATAGATGTAAACTGGAAAGCCTATAATTCAACCGTGCCGGATTATCAGATAGAATTTGATTCGGTAGTTATCGATTTTAAGATGAGTACGGAAGAAACTGTGGAAGAAACTGTGGAAGAAACTGTGGAAGAAACTGTGGAGAAGGCTATAGAAAAAATCGTTGCATTGATCAAAGAAAATCCTCACATAACTGCAAAGGAGATTGAAGCAGTAACTCAACTGTCTCGTCGAGGAGTAGAATATAATATTGATAAACTGAAAAAAGCCGGCAAACTGAAAAGAATTGGCTCGACGAAAAGCGGCTATTGGAAGTTAAGTGAGTAA
- a CDS encoding relaxase/mobilization nuclease domain-containing protein → MIVKIIKGKGFKGAVEYVLDKKKAAEILATDGVRTKDAKAIIQSFIQQTNLNSRMIKTVGHISLNFSAQDKDKLSNLKMVEIANEYMERMGIKDTQYIIVRHYDKEHPHIHLVFNRVDYQGKAISDKNDLFRSEIICKDLTFQFGLYLAKGKENVKEHRLREPDKTKYEIYNVLREVVPNCKSWNVLIKALKEQGIQTSFKYKGRTNEVQGIIFTKNNFIFNGSKVDRQFSFSKINKQIKQNISRESNIKTKYSRGHEINPLVDLSLSTYKYRHIDKENQRSSVNLRKKRKNRDRGLSR, encoded by the coding sequence ATGATCGTCAAAATTATAAAGGGAAAAGGTTTTAAAGGAGCCGTGGAATATGTACTTGATAAAAAGAAGGCAGCAGAGATTCTTGCCACGGATGGAGTCAGGACTAAAGATGCCAAAGCCATTATTCAGAGTTTTATCCAACAAACAAACCTGAATTCTCGAATGATCAAAACAGTTGGCCATATTTCTCTCAATTTTTCGGCGCAGGACAAGGATAAGCTTAGCAATCTGAAAATGGTAGAAATTGCTAACGAATATATGGAGAGAATGGGGATTAAGGATACCCAATACATAATCGTTCGCCATTACGACAAGGAACATCCACACATCCACCTTGTTTTTAACAGAGTGGACTATCAAGGCAAAGCCATTTCAGATAAGAATGATCTATTTCGCAGCGAAATAATCTGTAAGGATCTGACCTTCCAGTTTGGCCTCTATCTCGCAAAAGGAAAAGAGAATGTAAAAGAACACCGTCTGCGAGAACCGGATAAAACCAAATATGAAATATACAATGTACTAAGAGAGGTCGTACCTAATTGCAAGTCATGGAATGTGCTGATTAAAGCCCTGAAAGAACAAGGAATACAAACTTCTTTTAAGTATAAAGGGCGTACAAACGAGGTCCAGGGTATAATATTCACAAAAAACAATTTCATATTCAATGGCTCTAAAGTTGACCGGCAATTTAGTTTCTCCAAAATAAACAAGCAGATAAAGCAAAATATTTCGCGTGAATCTAATATCAAAACAAAATATAGCCGTGGCCATGAAATAAATCCACTGGTAGATCTATCATTATCCACATATAAATACAGACATATCGATAAAGAAAATCAAAGATCATCTGTAAATCTGAGAAAGAAGAGAAAGAACAGGGATCGAGGATTAAGCAGGTAA
- a CDS encoding MobC family plasmid mobilization relaxosome protein has protein sequence MKNRNKGGRPRKMVSEKKTYIVSLKMSTEEYYTLKGKASEAKTSMSEIIRLSITSCKIIQRLTPELNGHIRKLCGMANNLNQIAKKANAGGYRNARAEYLHLADEIDNIIDKIK, from the coding sequence ATGAAGAATCGTAACAAAGGCGGTAGACCCCGTAAAATGGTCTCAGAAAAGAAAACCTATATCGTCAGTTTAAAGATGTCAACTGAAGAATATTATACGCTTAAGGGAAAAGCGTCAGAAGCAAAAACATCAATGAGTGAAATTATCCGACTGTCAATTACTTCATGTAAAATAATTCAAAGGTTGACACCTGAACTGAACGGTCATATCAGAAAACTTTGTGGGATGGCTAATAATCTAAACCAAATAGCGAAGAAGGCTAATGCGGGAGGATACAGAAACGCCAGGGCAGAGTATTTGCATTTAGCCGATGAGATTGACAATATCATTGATAAGATTAAATGA
- a CDS encoding DUF6371 domain-containing protein encodes MNTFRFKLEPYQGSSTRHTCPGCNKKNVFVRYIDTEKKITFSKNVGRCNREEKCGYHYTPSQYFQDNNYILPKTSKTSFPSNNVPETIQPISLIDQDLLRESQQSYKQNNLFQFIGSQIGETATLKLFEKYKIGTSKLWDGATIFWQVDSYGNIRTGKIMQYSPKTGRRIKYPFNHISWVHFRIKQEDFKLKQCFFGEHLLKEDTSKPIGIVESEKSAILAAHYLKDYRWIASGGKYGSLNTSNFKILSDQKVVLFPDLGTFKTWHIKAKLMKRYGIDVRISEFLEQLSKSEKLPAGYDIADYLIEKLAPETRHITEQMIKQNPALKLLIETFELAPDDSLKEEITLNFSQRKQMKL; translated from the coding sequence ATGAATACTTTTAGATTTAAACTTGAACCATATCAAGGTTCTTCAACACGACATACATGCCCTGGTTGTAATAAGAAAAATGTATTTGTAAGATATATTGATACCGAAAAAAAGATTACTTTTTCGAAAAATGTGGGGAGATGTAATCGTGAAGAAAAATGCGGCTATCATTATACGCCCAGTCAATACTTTCAGGACAATAATTACATACTCCCTAAAACGAGTAAAACCTCCTTCCCATCCAATAATGTACCAGAAACCATTCAGCCAATAAGTTTAATAGATCAAGATCTATTAAGGGAAAGCCAACAATCTTATAAACAAAATAATCTGTTTCAGTTCATAGGATCACAAATTGGAGAAACTGCTACTTTGAAATTATTTGAGAAATACAAAATTGGAACCTCTAAATTATGGGATGGAGCAACAATTTTTTGGCAAGTGGATTCCTATGGAAATATTCGCACAGGTAAGATTATGCAATACTCTCCAAAAACAGGTAGACGTATAAAATACCCGTTCAATCACATCTCTTGGGTGCATTTCCGAATTAAACAGGAAGACTTTAAACTCAAGCAATGTTTTTTCGGAGAACACCTACTCAAGGAAGATACTTCGAAACCAATTGGAATAGTGGAAAGTGAGAAAAGTGCGATACTTGCTGCCCATTATTTAAAAGATTACCGTTGGATAGCTTCAGGAGGTAAATATGGCAGCCTGAATACCAGCAATTTTAAAATTTTGTCCGATCAGAAAGTGGTTCTATTTCCTGATCTGGGTACTTTCAAAACATGGCATATAAAAGCCAAACTGATGAAAAGGTATGGCATCGATGTCCGAATTTCTGAGTTTTTAGAGCAATTAAGCAAATCCGAGAAGTTACCAGCCGGTTACGATATTGCAGACTATTTGATAGAAAAGCTTGCACCGGAAACCAGGCACATTACAGAGCAAATGATAAAGCAAAATCCAGCATTAAAATTGCTCATTGAAACGTTTGAACTCGCACCGGACGATAGTTTAAAGGAGGAAATCACCTTGAATTTTTCTCAGCGAAAACAAATGAAATTATAA